A region of the Phycisphaerae bacterium genome:
ATCTTCAAGAGGGTAGGTTTCCACTACATCGCCGAAAACGCCATCCAACCCCGCTGATCGCCCGGAGAACGCGGATGCCAACCCGAAGATCTTTTCAAAATCGCAGTTGTTCAGTAACTTGGGCTAGGGATGGCCGGCGGGGGTTTGTCGCGATTCCGCGGGCTCGATGATGGTTTCCGCCGTGGAGGGGGAAGGCGGGGCTCGGCTTGATCCCTGGCCGGATTGCCGGTAGGCTATGGCACTCGGTCACCCCACGACGGGCGGTGTATTGGCATAAGGTTCTGTTTTGAAAGAGTTTACGCATGAGCAAGGCGATCGAATCTCGCGTCATTGAGATGGGCAAGAACATTGTTCGAATGACCACGGCGGCCGGTTCGGGTCATCCCTCGAGCGCGTTGTCGCTCGGGCACCTGGTGGCCGCTCTGATGTACTCGGAAATGCGCTACGACCCGGCGAATCCATGGAATCCGGCCAGTGATCGGCTGGTGCTCAGTGAAGGGCACGCGGTGCCGGTGGTGTATGCGGCCTATGCGGATCTGGGCGGCGTGGTTGGCCGGTCGCCGGAGCAGAAGCGGGCTCTGACGGTGAACGATCTGCTCACGCTTCGGGAGTGGGATAGTGAGTTGGACGGCCATCCGAACCCTGCGGAGGGTTTTCCCTTCTTCGATTCGGCGACGGGCTCGCTTGGTCAGGGGCTCAGTGCCGGGGCGGGTTTGGGTTTGGCCGCCCGGCTGAACAAGAGCGACAAGCGGATCTTCGTCATCATTGGTGACGGCGAGTCGCGGGAGGGGCAGATTTGGGAGGCCATTGATTTCATCGCCGACCACAAGTTGACCAACGTGGTTCCGATCTTCAACTGCAACGGTCAGGGCCAAGCGGACTATGTTTCGCCGCAGCAGTCGTCCAAGACGACGGCGGCGAAGCTAGAAGCCTACGGGTACAAGGTGGCGGTGATCGACGGGCATGATCTCAAGGAGATCATGAAGGCTCTTCGCAAGGTGGGCAAGGGCAAGAAGCCGCACGCGATCGTGGCCGAGACGGAGAAAGGCTGGGGCGTGAAGTCGCTCAAGGCTCACACCAACCATGGCAAGCCGCTGCCCAAGACCGAGGTGGAAGCGGCGATGGCGAGTCTGGACAAGGCGGCGGCGAAGCGTGAGGTTCCGGCGGCGGTGAAGGAAGTACCCCGGCCGCCTAAACCTGGGGCGCTGAAGCTGCCGAACCGCAACGGGCAGATCAAGATCGAGCCGTTCGGTGAGTCGGTCAAGCGGGCCAAGCTCGAGGATGCGGTGGCCAAGGGGAAGGTCTCGACGCGGCGGATGTACGGTGCGGCTCTGGTGTCGCTGGGGCTGGCCGACGAGCGGATCGTGGCGGTTGACGGGGATGTGAGCAACTCCACGTTTGCCGAGCCGTTCGGCAAGATGTTCCCGAAGCGTTTCTTCGAATGCAAGATTGCCGAGCAGAACATGATTACGGTCGCGGTCGGCCTGGCTGCGGGGGGGATGATTCCGTTCGCCAGCTCGTTCGCCAAGTTTCTGGCCCGGGGGTACGACCAGATCGAGATGGCGGCGATCACCCGGGCGAAGATCAAGATCGTGGGTTCGCACGCGGGGGTTTCGCTGGGTGCCGACGGGCCGAGCCAGATGAGTTTGCCGGACATGGGTTTCTTCCGGGGCTATGCTTACGCGGACGATGGGCGGGGCAACCCGGCGGCGGTGGTGTTTCACCCGGCCGACGCGGTGGCCGCCTACCGGATGGTCGAACTGGCCGCGAACACGCCGAGCATGTGTTATTTGCGCACCCATCGGCCGGACGTGGCCCTGATCTACCCGCAGGATGCGATCTTCGAGATCGGTGGCTCGAAGCAGTTGGCGGAGGGCAACAGCGTGACGCTGGTTTCCAGCGGCTACATGGTGACGCCTGCACTGCAGGCGGCGAAGCAGCTCAGGGAGTTGGGCGTGAAGTGCAACGTGTTCGACGCCTACTGCCTGCCGCTGAATGCCGCCCCGATTCTGGACGCTGCCCGGAAGGCGAACGGCAAGATTCTGGTTATCGAGGACAACTTCGTGGGGGGCTTCTACAGCGCGATTGCGGAAGCCGCCGCTCAGGCTGGTGAGGTTCGGGTTTTCGGAATGACCTGTCCGCGGGTGCCCAAGTCGGGCAAGAGCGGCGATATCATTCTGGGCAAGCTGGGCCTGGGCCCGGATGGCATCGTGGCGAAGGCCAAGAGTCTGGCGTAGTCGCGGGGCAGGGCTGTGGGCCGTGTTCCGGAGTGGTGCGGCCGGGGCTTGAAGGGCGTCGTCGTCCTGGCCGGGATGCTCGGATCGTGAAAGTGGGGTCGGGGCCTCCTGCGGTGTTGTCGGCGAGGCGTCGGGGCCGATCTTGGCTGAGGGCCAAATCATGTGTTCACTCGCTCTGGCCGCGGCGGTGATCCTGGCCGTTCCCGGCCGGCAGCCGTCGCCCCGACTGGTGGTCGAAACCGAGGAAGTCGTCACTTCTTACGTTCCCGCGAACAATGGCGCTGGCCCGTCGTGGTGTTATGGCTCCACGATTGTCGCCCGGCAGGATGACGTCGTCTTCGCCTCAATGATCGAGACCGGCAAGGACGTTCCCCCGCTGTGCAATACCCGCTGGCAGTTGTGGCGGCGTGATGCGGCCGGCTGGAAGCTCGTTCAGCACGAAGGGTTCTATCGTCAGCGCGAGCCGTGTCCGATCGGCGTGTTTCGGGGTGGTCCGGTTTTTCTCTCGGTCAATCCGTCCACCGAGCCGCCCGGCACGCAGTATGGGGCCTGCCACCCGCTGGTCCTGCAGTTCGACGTCCGGAAGCCGGGCGCCAAGCCGGTTGAGCTCGAACCGGTGTGGGCGGTGGGCACGCATTTCACGGACCATTCCTACCGGGGCTTCGCGGCCGACGGCGAGAGCGGGGAACTCCTGCTGCTGAACATCAACGCCAGGAGCGGCGAGCAGTTCGTTTCGCATCGTGACCGCAAGGGTGCGTGGCATGCCCGAGGCACGATTCGCTTTCCGATCCGATCGTGCTATCCGCAGGTGGCTCTGCGTGGCGGGGCGGCTCACGTCCTTGCCATCGGCGACATCGTCGAGCCGAACGAGGAGTGGCGCAGACTGAAGCTGGAGAAGACCGGTAGCAAGTGGGACTACGTGTTTCGGCGGCTGTTTTACGCTTTCACGCCCGACCTGTCCGCCGAGCCGTTTTCCGAGCCGATTGAAGTGGACAGCGTGGAGAAGACC
Encoded here:
- a CDS encoding transketolase, which translates into the protein MSKAIESRVIEMGKNIVRMTTAAGSGHPSSALSLGHLVAALMYSEMRYDPANPWNPASDRLVLSEGHAVPVVYAAYADLGGVVGRSPEQKRALTVNDLLTLREWDSELDGHPNPAEGFPFFDSATGSLGQGLSAGAGLGLAARLNKSDKRIFVIIGDGESREGQIWEAIDFIADHKLTNVVPIFNCNGQGQADYVSPQQSSKTTAAKLEAYGYKVAVIDGHDLKEIMKALRKVGKGKKPHAIVAETEKGWGVKSLKAHTNHGKPLPKTEVEAAMASLDKAAAKREVPAAVKEVPRPPKPGALKLPNRNGQIKIEPFGESVKRAKLEDAVAKGKVSTRRMYGAALVSLGLADERIVAVDGDVSNSTFAEPFGKMFPKRFFECKIAEQNMITVAVGLAAGGMIPFASSFAKFLARGYDQIEMAAITRAKIKIVGSHAGVSLGADGPSQMSLPDMGFFRGYAYADDGRGNPAAVVFHPADAVAAYRMVELAANTPSMCYLRTHRPDVALIYPQDAIFEIGGSKQLAEGNSVTLVSSGYMVTPALQAAKQLRELGVKCNVFDAYCLPLNAAPILDAARKANGKILVIEDNFVGGFYSAIAEAAAQAGEVRVFGMTCPRVPKSGKSGDIILGKLGLGPDGIVAKAKSLA